In Cedecea neteri, a single genomic region encodes these proteins:
- the galE gene encoding UDP-glucose 4-epimerase GalE, translating to MRVLVTGGSGYIGSHTCVQLLQNGHDVVILDNLCNSKRSVLPEIERLGGKHPLFINGDIRDEALLAEIFHDHRIDAVIHFAGLKAVGESVHKPLEYYDNNVTGTLKLISAMRAANVTNFIFSSSATVYGDQPQIPYVESFPTGKPASPYGQSKLMVEQILTDLQKAQPNWSVALLRYFNPVGAHPSGDMGEDPQGIPNNLMPYIAQVAVGRRDSLAIFGNDYPTEDGTGVRDYIHVMDLADGHVAAMQVLNGKPGVHIYNLGAGVGSSVLDVVNAFSKACGKPVNYHFAPRRDGDLPAYWADATKADKELNWRVSRSLQEMADDTWRWQSRHPQGYED from the coding sequence ATGAGAGTTTTGGTTACAGGTGGTAGCGGTTACATTGGAAGTCATACCTGCGTACAATTGCTGCAAAACGGCCATGACGTGGTGATCCTCGATAACCTCTGCAACAGCAAACGCAGCGTATTGCCGGAAATTGAACGTCTGGGCGGCAAGCATCCGCTGTTTATCAACGGTGATATTCGCGATGAAGCCCTGCTGGCAGAAATTTTCCACGATCATCGTATTGATGCCGTAATCCATTTTGCCGGTCTGAAAGCCGTCGGTGAATCGGTGCATAAGCCGCTGGAGTATTACGACAACAACGTGACCGGCACCCTGAAGCTTATCTCCGCCATGCGAGCGGCAAACGTAACTAACTTCATCTTCAGTTCTTCCGCCACCGTTTACGGCGACCAGCCTCAAATCCCTTATGTAGAAAGTTTCCCTACCGGAAAACCCGCCAGCCCTTACGGCCAAAGCAAGCTGATGGTTGAGCAAATTCTTACCGATTTGCAAAAAGCCCAGCCAAACTGGAGCGTTGCGCTGCTGCGCTACTTCAACCCGGTTGGCGCCCATCCGTCGGGCGATATGGGCGAAGATCCTCAGGGCATCCCAAATAACCTGATGCCTTACATCGCACAGGTTGCCGTAGGCCGCCGCGACTCGCTGGCTATCTTTGGTAACGATTATCCAACCGAAGACGGCACAGGCGTACGTGATTACATCCACGTGATGGATCTCGCCGACGGCCACGTCGCCGCTATGCAGGTGCTGAACGGTAAACCAGGTGTCCATATCTACAACCTGGGCGCAGGCGTCGGCAGCAGCGTGCTCGACGTGGTGAACGCCTTCAGCAAAGCCTGCGGTAAACCGGTGAACTACCACTTTGCCCCTCGTCGTGATGGCGATTTGCCGGCCTACTGGGCCGACGCCACCAAAGCCGACAAAGAACTCAACTGGCGTGTCAGCCGTTCGCTGCAGGAAATGGCAGACGATACCTGGCGCTGGCAGTCACGTCACCCCCAAGGTTATGAAGATTAA